A region of the Thalassoroseus pseudoceratinae genome:
GAATCAGCCACCTACGGACAGAACACAGAATCGAATGCTCGGAACGAACGTGTTGCGGCGCCAGTCGTCTATCAGGATTTGATGTTAATTGTTTCAACAAAGGCCGGTGTTGCAGCGATTGACTTCGACAAGGCGATTGAAAAGGGAATCACGTATCGCTACCGATTCTGCCCCACGGACTCCGTTGAGGAGCAATGTGGTACTGGTAAAGTCTTCGAGAAATATCGACGTTTTCAGAATATGATCGGAGCAACTCGACTCGTCGACGATGGTAGTCAGCTTTGGATTGAAGCGGATGAGATTCGCTTGGAATGGTCGTTCGGGGGTCCTGACCGCGGTTGGGTTTACTATTCTCCCGAGAATACTCGGGTGCAAATTGCCAGCTCGAAAAAGTTCGCCGAGTTGCAACTCAGTCGATTTGCCCACCCGAACAAATAAAAAAAGTGAGGAAGAAAAATTCCTTCCTCACTTCTCAGTGAATCTGACATTGTCTGTGTCAAATCAGACCTTGCCGAAGATCGTGTTCCCGCTGGAACGTAAGCCGTCGCATGCGGCGGCCATACGGTCGGTGACACCTTGTTCGGCTTTCTTGAGGTAGCTACGCGGATCGTAGACTTTCTTGTTACCGACTTCACCTTCGATCTTCAGCACGCCATCGTAGTTCTTCATGATGTGATCGACGACAGGGCGCGTGAACGCGTATTGGGTGTCGGTGTCGATGTTCATCTTCACGACGCCGTATTCCAGTGTGGCTTGCAGGTCTTCAACCGAAGTGCCCGAGCCGCCGTGGAAGACGAGATCGAACTCGGCCTTTTCACCGTACTTCTGCATGACGGCGTCCTGGCCTTTCTTCAAGATATCTGGACGCAGTTTGACGGAACCTGGTTTGTAGTGGCCGTGCACGTTGCCGAAGGTGGCAGCAAACATGTATCGACCCAACCCGTCGAGAGCTTCATACACTGCCAACATATCTTCGGGTGTGGTGTAGAGTTTGTCAGCGGGTTGATCGGAGTGATCCACGCCGTCTTCTTCACCACCGACAACACCGGCTTCGACTTCCAGAATGATTTCATTCGCCGCACACAGCTTCAGCAACTCTTTCGAGAGGGCGATGTTCTCGTCCAATGGCAATTCGGACGCATCGAGCATGTGCGATTGGAACAGGTTCGGCAAACCCGCTTCGCGACGCCGTGCGGTTTCCTGGATCAGCGGTTTCAGGAAGCCGTCCACTTTGCCGGGTTGGCAGTGGTCGGTGTGGAGGGCGATCAGTACATCGTACCGTTCGGCCAATCGGTGACAGGCTTCGGCGAGCACGATTGCCCCGAGAACCGCATCGTTGTTGCTAAGACCGGAGGCAAATTGCCCGCCACCGGTGGAGACTTGAATGATGCCGTCGGACTTTTTCTCCGCGAACGCTTTGAGTGCCCCGTTCATGGTGGTCAACGAAGTCACGTTCATGGCGGGGTAGGCGTAACTACCTTGTTGAGCCGCGTCCAACATGGCGGCGTATTGAGCGGGTGTTGCAATTGGCATCGAAAAAATCCTGTTCGGCAAGAAATCACGGAAGAAAAATCGGACCGTCTCGGAGACAAACGGGGCGCGGACCGTCCTCCCGGAACGTTTAGCCGCAGTGTTACCAAGTCCGTCAATCATTCGCAAGTGACTGCTGCGGCTTCCTGGATAAACCCGTGTCATATCAATGAAAACCGATTGATTGGTCGGTCTCTATTTCCCATTTTCACGCTACAATCGACGGCATGAAACGACGTGTTGTACTGATTATCGAAACTTCCAGCGTTTACGGACGCGATTTGCTGTCGGGAATTGTGCGGTTCATGCGGATGCATGATGACTGGTCTGTTTTTCTGGAACAACGGGATCTCTGGAAACAGCCGCCGTCGTGGCTTCCTCATTGGAATGGTGATGGAATCATCTCTCGGGTGACCACGCCAAAACTGTTAGATGCCGTTGAGAAAACCGGCGTTCCGCTGGTCGAAGTCACCGATCGGCATGGCGAATCCCATTTGCCGCAAGTTCGGTCTGACGATGCTGC
Encoded here:
- the fbaA gene encoding class II fructose-bisphosphate aldolase, with amino-acid sequence MPIATPAQYAAMLDAAQQGSYAYPAMNVTSLTTMNGALKAFAEKKSDGIIQVSTGGGQFASGLSNNDAVLGAIVLAEACHRLAERYDVLIALHTDHCQPGKVDGFLKPLIQETARRREAGLPNLFQSHMLDASELPLDENIALSKELLKLCAANEIILEVEAGVVGGEEDGVDHSDQPADKLYTTPEDMLAVYEALDGLGRYMFAATFGNVHGHYKPGSVKLRPDILKKGQDAVMQKYGEKAEFDLVFHGGSGTSVEDLQATLEYGVVKMNIDTDTQYAFTRPVVDHIMKNYDGVLKIEGEVGNKKVYDPRSYLKKAEQGVTDRMAAACDGLRSSGNTIFGKV